A genomic region of Candidatus Stoquefichus sp. SB1 contains the following coding sequences:
- a CDS encoding pyridoxamine 5'-phosphate oxidase family protein produces the protein MKEELLLQYMDQCLNVYSQDDLQNCSYDYIVVFKDLEKSYVKNNILFTFYQDIFDKHYLKYPIPAIRKPKKLLTFHDGIEILKNINYGALVINSQIPYCVHLNHFVVDNHLYFHCSRQGYKLNGLNQLASYTVVKDLGINKEAFTNNHESVCIYGILKEVKEHKKALLDAFLKRYTPGLTKDLNDNVVNNTMILELSIIHMSVKRHYH, from the coding sequence ATGAAAGAAGAATTACTTTTACAATATATGGATCAATGTTTAAATGTCTATAGTCAAGACGATTTACAGAACTGTTCTTATGATTATATTGTTGTTTTTAAAGATTTAGAAAAAAGTTATGTTAAAAACAATATACTTTTTACTTTTTATCAGGATATATTTGATAAACATTATTTAAAATATCCAATTCCTGCAATTCGTAAACCTAAAAAATTACTTACATTTCATGATGGTATTGAAATATTAAAAAACATAAATTATGGAGCACTTGTAATTAATAGTCAAATTCCTTATTGTGTTCATCTTAATCATTTTGTAGTTGATAACCATCTCTATTTTCATTGTAGTCGTCAAGGATACAAATTAAATGGTTTAAATCAACTCGCTAGTTATACAGTTGTAAAAGATTTAGGTATTAACAAAGAAGCATTTACAAATAATCATGAAAGTGTCTGTATCTATGGAATATTAAAAGAAGTTAAAGAACATAAAAAAGCATTATTAGATGCTTTTTTAAAGAGATATACACCTGGTTTAACAAAAGATTTAAATGATAATGTTGTTAATAATACTATGATTTTAGAGTTATCTATTATTCATATGAGTGTCAAAAGACATTATCATTAA
- a CDS encoding deoxyguanosinetriphosphate triphosphohydrolase family protein encodes MKNQKFKDFAMNENHPQYAVAILREENLYQRRHDLRSEFGRDYTRIIFSQAYRRLKHKTQVFFAVEDDHVCTRSEHVNLVESVAHTIAYELGLNTELTKAIAVGHDLGHAPFGHGGETILTAIAKEHGLEKFWHEKNSLHFVDDIELLEDNNHYQHNLNLTYAVRDGIISHCGEMNQKYIQKRNKVIDLHDYHYAGEYNPWTYEACVVKMADKIAYLARDIEDALRLNVLQQEKVDELKEHLNKLGEYQFHAINNGTIVNYFIHDVIDNSCVEKGIGLSDEAFEKMKVIMKFNYQNIYLIKRVQIHDKYVSLILHSLFDFLYDYGKESNMLLALQKDQSQYPKLINHYITWLEKYALFENNARKKEYTNKVVYDFIHDSQALEKSILDYLAGMSDAFIIQVFNELISF; translated from the coding sequence ATGAAAAATCAAAAATTTAAAGATTTTGCTATGAATGAGAATCATCCTCAATATGCAGTAGCAATTTTAAGAGAAGAAAATTTATATCAAAGACGTCATGATTTGAGAAGTGAATTTGGACGTGATTATACAAGAATTATTTTTTCACAGGCATATCGTCGTTTAAAACATAAGACACAAGTTTTTTTTGCTGTTGAAGATGATCATGTTTGTACAAGAAGTGAACATGTTAATTTGGTAGAATCAGTTGCGCATACAATTGCTTATGAATTAGGTTTAAATACTGAATTAACAAAAGCAATTGCAGTTGGGCATGATTTAGGACATGCACCTTTTGGACATGGTGGAGAAACAATTTTAACAGCAATTGCTAAAGAACATGGTTTAGAAAAATTTTGGCATGAAAAGAACAGTTTGCATTTTGTAGACGATATTGAATTGTTGGAAGATAATAATCATTATCAACATAATTTAAATTTAACATATGCTGTTCGTGATGGAATAATTTCTCACTGTGGTGAAATGAATCAAAAATATATCCAAAAAAGAAATAAAGTCATTGATCTTCATGATTATCATTATGCTGGTGAATATAATCCATGGACATATGAGGCATGTGTAGTGAAAATGGCTGATAAAATAGCATATCTTGCTAGAGATATTGAAGATGCATTGCGTTTAAATGTTTTGCAACAGGAAAAAGTAGATGAACTGAAAGAACACCTTAATAAACTAGGAGAATATCAATTTCATGCGATTAATAATGGTACTATTGTGAATTATTTTATACATGATGTTATTGATAATTCTTGTGTTGAAAAGGGGATAGGTTTATCAGATGAAGCATTTGAAAAAATGAAAGTTATAATGAAATTTAATTATCAAAATATATATTTGATTAAAAGAGTGCAAATTCATGACAAATATGTTTCATTAATACTTCATTCACTCTTTGATTTTCTCTATGATTATGGAAAAGAATCAAATATGCTTTTGGCTTTACAAAAAGATCAATCACAATATCCAAAGTTAATTAATCATTATATAACATGGTTAGAAAAATATGCATTATTTGAAAATAATGCAAGAAAAAAAGAATACACAAATAAAGTTGTTTATGACTTTATTCATGATTCTCAAGCGTTAGAAAAAAGTATTTTAGATTATTTGGCAGGAATGAGTGATGCTTTTATTATTCAAGTTTTTAATGAATTAATTTCGTTTTAA
- a CDS encoding GAF domain-containing protein has translation MNKLLFCDQLYALIKDEPNQIANLSNISAFLNQSFDNINWVGFYLMEGKELVLGPFQGKVACVRIPLGRGVCGTAAYRKEVIRVADVHQFCGHIACDSESRSEIVLPLIVNNEVIGVLDIDSPSYNRFSGKDEKILREAVKIIEECVFQRTDE, from the coding sequence ATGAATAAACTATTATTTTGTGACCAACTCTATGCTTTGATTAAAGATGAACCAAATCAAATAGCTAATTTATCAAATATTTCAGCTTTTTTAAATCAAAGTTTTGACAACATAAATTGGGTTGGGTTTTATTTAATGGAAGGTAAAGAACTTGTACTTGGCCCATTTCAAGGTAAGGTAGCCTGTGTAAGAATACCATTGGGACGAGGTGTATGTGGTACTGCAGCATATCGTAAAGAAGTTATACGTGTTGCTGATGTTCATCAATTTTGTGGGCATATTGCCTGTGACAGTGAAAGTCGCAGTGAAATTGTTTTACCTTTAATCGTTAATAATGAAGTTATTGGTGTGTTAGATATTGACTCTCCTTCTTACAATCGTTTTTCAGGTAAAGATGAAAAAATATTGAGAGAAGCAGTCAAAATCATTGAAGAATGTGTATTTCAAAGAACCGATGAATAA